In the Sulfobacillus thermosulfidooxidans DSM 9293 genome, ATAACGGTTGTGCTGAAGCTCCGGATCAGGGGGAGACCAGCGTATTTCCAGTAAAAGTTGTTGAGGATAATATTTACATCGAATTGGACGATATGGCATTGGCTATGTGCACTGGTGTCTCGCAAACGGTATTGTCTCAATCTGAATAATGTCTCCATGCTTGCCACTGCTGAAATATCTTTTTGGCTTGCCCTGTGTCTAAGAGGTGGCGTGCTAACTCAACTCCTTCTTGCCAATTGGATGTACAGCGGGAAAACCATAATCGCACACCGGCATTGTATAGTACCAGATCGCGTAAGGGATGAGGGTCTCCGGCTAATATATGGAGTATCGCCTGAGCTTGTTCGGATGGGGACAGGCTCATTCGGTTAATGGTCGGCATTAAGCCTATCTCCACGGGATTGATGGTTATCTCTTCCGTATGGTCTCTTGTGACTTTCCATAGAACACTGGGACGGTGAACATAGAGATCTTCGGACCCTTCTACTCCTTGTACTATCAAAATTTCTTGATAATTGAGGCGGGATAACAGACCCAAAATGGCTCGACGCTGTGTGAGATGAAAGATTCCCATGATAAGACGCGCATTATTTGCCGGATTCAACGTCTTTTCAACGGTATTGAATAATGTCCGAAAGTAAAGTTCTTCGCGGATTGGCCGGAGTCGTTGGAGAGGAGGGCATACGATTTCTACATCGAGAAATGAGATGCCAAGTTGTTGATAAGTGCACTGTATATCGTTTGCACTGGAACCCAAAGGCAAATGAAGAGCCGATAAGACATCAAAAAGCCCTGTGCCTTTTTTAGGAGGCAGAGGGCTTTTGACGCCGTGAAGTAATATGGGAACGCCCGCAGCACGAACAATGAGAGTTGCGGGGATCGTTGCAAAAAAACTATTTTGCCTACCGTCGAACGGGCCAACCGTATCGAGGCCGGGATCAATTCGCCAAGGAATCGGGATGGGTGGGACAAGATGTAAACGCAATGTATCAGAAAAGGCGAACAGTTCCTCAGACGATTCAGTCTTTATGCGTTCGCTAGCCAAAAACGCACCAATTTGGGCCGGAGTAGCTTTGTTCTCAATGATAAATCGTGCAGCCAACTGGGCTTCTTCTATGGTGAGGTCACGGGAGCCTTTCCGTCCACGCGCGACTTCTTTAAGCAAGTCAGAAAATTGTAATTCCACTGTTTCAATCGTTCCTCATTTCTGGGAGTAATAACCTTTAAAAGTTAATGCACAAATCCTTAATTAATGTCGCTATGAGCGAATATTACGATTCTAAATCGAGATCCAATGCGGTTTCGGATTTCAACAAGGATTGTGGGTTTAGAGATGGCCGGTTTAGGTAGACTAAGGCCCCGAGACCCATCAGAGCTAAAATTGTAAGAATGATAAAACTGGTCGGAGCATGATGCACACCGCCGACCATCGCCATCACTGGCGGGATAATAAATCCGCCCAGCGCACCGAGTCCACCAATGATACCGGCGGCTCCGCCCACGGCATGAGGAATTCTGAAGGGGACAATTTTGAAAACAGCCCCGTTTTGAATTCCCATTCCAACAGCAATAAGCAGAACACTTATCATTGCATCCGTTACGGTGCCACTTTGAGTGACAAATGCGGCACCAAATGCAACAGCCAATAACGAGCCAGCAATGACGAGAGTGGGAGAGATTCTATCAGCAAGCCACCCTCCGACAATCCGAATGAGGGATGTAGTTAAAGTAAAAAGTAAAGTAAACAGACCAGCTTTGACTAGTGGAACATGAAATGTGCCGACCCAGAAGGAGGGTAACCAGGCGACGAGAGCTAAAAATCCACCAAAACTTATGAAATAAAGAAATGTTAGAGGCCATGTTGCGGCTGTACGTAATGCTGTTAAGAAAGGACTATCGGTTTTGTTGGGCTTAAGCAACGCGACAGATGGGGATTCACGCGCATAAATCCCTATGCCTATAAGCATCAATAGTGCCCAAAGACTATAAGCGGGAATGAGTCCTATATGGGCAAAAGCAAACGGTAATAACAGGGCGAAAATGCCGGGAGCGAGATTACCGAGGCCAGCATATAACGCAAGAGCAGTTCCTTGACGCGTGTGTGGTGCCGCTTGTGATACTTGGGCAATACCTACGGGAAATGTTGCAATGCCAGCGCCAACAAGAAATCCTAAAATTAATAATAACGGAAAGAGACCGTTCATATGATGCGGATAGTGGGTGGCCATTACCCAAACAATACCTAATAATCCGAGAACTGCCGCAGTCAGCAATGTTAAGAAGGGCAGTTTAAAGCCGCGCCGATCAGCCCATGCCCCAAAAGGTAGACGAAGGAGGGAACCTGATAGATTCGCAATAGCCGCCAAAAGTCCCGCATCTAGTGGAGTAAGATGCATGAGGTGAATAAACTTGGGAACAAGAGGGCCATAGATGGACAGCCCGGCAAATCCTATGAAAAATCCTAAAGTAGGCCACGCTAAAGTTTTCGCATACGAATTTTGGTTTATCATGAACCTTCCTCCTTAAAAATGAAAAAGTCAAGACACTGTTCGTTTTCAACAGAACAGATGGAAGTTTTGCCTCTAAAGATTGTCGGAACCCTTAAAGTATTACATAGAAATATTTTTAGAGGGGTATTGCTCAATGATTTCCGATAACTCTTCTGCTCGGTGTTTTATCGCTGAGATCGGATAGCCGGCGCTGCGTAGATGAGAAATTTCCTGAAGGAACTCTACCCATTCAGGTCCAATTATGTCTTCTAGCTGTTGCCGTAAGGCTTGTGCAAGGGCAGGAGCCTTACCGGATGTTGAAATGCTGATGACCAAGTCTTGCCGACGAAAGTGGCTTGTTGAGTAAAAATCACACATAGTGGGATGATCAACCACGTTGACTAAGTTGCGATATTGTTTGGCCCATTGCCATGACTGTTCTGCTTCTATGGGGTCAGAGGTTGCGATAAAAACAACCCGGAAAGACTGAAAATCAGAATGCATAACGTGTCGAGGAATCCACGTAATTTTTCCGATTTTAGCCCATTGTTCAATAGGCACAGTTACTATAGGGCTTATGACGGTGATATTTGCATCCGAAGCCAGAAGAACTTTGATTTTCCACTCGGCTTGTTGTTCTCCGCCGACGATAAGGACAGGCAGTCGATTCATTTCCAACATGACTGGAAATAATGCCATGTTACCACCTCCTTAAACTTATAGAGTGATCCCCAGATCGACTTCTTCAACGACTGTGACTTCTTCATAGAGGGATTGCAAGGGGCTTAATGATACAACCGTGTGCTTGAATTCCGGCATACCGGATAAGCTTAAAGGGCCGAGGGGAATGAGATGATTTATAGCTTTGTCCAACTCGTTATGCATACTGACAAACACCGTGTCTTGGCGTATGTCTTGTGTAATGTGGGCAGTCAATGTCAGACTTGTGCCATGGGAGTTCGTGACCCTCACTGGTGACCCGTCAGAAATTGCTAATTGTCGAGCTGTTTTTGGATGGATGAATAGTGTGCTAGTGGGTGTCTTTTTGAGAGTTGGCATGAACCGAGTTTGCGCGCCGCTATTGTAGTGGGCACCTAAACGGCCCGTAATCAGATGAAAAGGATATTCAGAATTTGTAAGTTCCGTGGCTGGACCAGGCACAAGGGTACTGAATCGCGCTCTACCATCAGAAAATGCAAAGGCAGTTTCATAGAGACGCGGTGTTCCCAAAGGAGAATCCTTGGTTATGGGCCAATGGGCAATTTGGCCAGACATAATGCTTTCCCAAGACGTCCCGGAGTAATCTGAAGGGGCACCTTCCGTAGCTTTTTGCATTTCTTCGAAAATCTCTCGTGTAGTTTGGTAGGGAAAATATTGTGCACTGTCCAGTCTTTTAGCAAGCTCTTGAAATACTTGCCAATCTTGCCATGCGTTCACTGGCCGTAGATGAGAAGAAAGTGGGAGTACTGGAACGATCCGAGCTTCGACATTGGTAATCGTGCCTTCAGCAACGCCAAATCCTCCGGCAGGAATGACAACGTCTGCTTCCTGTGCGGTTTCGGTAAGAATGGGGTCGATGACGACTAAAAACTCAAGGTTTTTCACTGCATGACGGACTGCAGAAGTATCGGGAGCCGATAGTAATGGATTAGCTCCGACAACCATAAGAGCTTTAATGTCCCCTCGATCAATAGCAGGAAAAAATTCGCTGGCTGTGAAACGTCCAGCAGGAGGAATTGTTTGCGGATCAACCCCCCAAACACGGGCGATGGCTTGTCTATGAATCGGATCAGTTATGGGTCGGGAACCTGGTAGCTGGTCAGATTTCTGTCCGAGTTCCCGTCCACCCTGTCCATTAGCCTGTCCCGTTAACATTACCGCGCCAGTCCCTGGTCGGCCAATTTGCCCTGTGACCAAGACAACATTTAAAAATGCCGATACGGCTTCTACTCCGTGCTGATACTGTTCCATTCCACGGCCATGAAGCAACATTGATCGGGTAGACACTGCAAAGAGACGAGAAATGGTTTCAATGATTTTTGGGGAAATTCCGGTCAATAAAGATACGACATGTGGGGAATAATGCCGGGCTTGCTTGGCCATTTCTTCAAACCCTAGTGTGCGATTGGTGACGAAATCATGATTGACTAAGTTCTGTTGGATGATGCTATGAATCATCGCCCACGCAAGGAATCCGTCGGTCCCAGGACGGATAGCCAGATGATAATCGGCTGATTTGGCTAATCGTGTTCGCCGTGGATCAATGACTATAATGGTTGCACCATGGGTTTTGGCGTGTTGAATAGCACGCATAGCCATAGGATGAGCATCACTGAGATTGCTGCCAACGATCAAAAGTGTTTCTGCCTGGCGAATATCCTCAAAAGTGCTGGTAGGACGGTCGAGACCTAACATGGTGACATAAGCTTTTGCGGCTGACGACATGCAAAAACGCCCATTATAATCGATTTCGCGAGTACCCAGGGCCAAACGGGCAAATTTTCCCAAGATGTAAGCTGTCTCATTAGTCAGAGCTCCACTACCGTAAACAGCAATGCTGTCCGGACCCCAATTTTTTTTGATCGATCGTAGACGTTCAGCCACGGCGTCGAGGGCCGTCGTCCAGCTGGTTGCCGTAAGAGGTTGTGTACGAGTGGAACGAAGTAGTGGGGCTTCGATTCGCTGGGTGTGGTTGAGAACCTCGAGGCTAGCCAATCCCTTTCGGCAAAGATGCCCTTCGCTAATAGGGTCGTGAGGCTTACCCACAATACGCTGTCCCTTGGTGGTTTGCTTAATTGTTACCCCGCATTGCAGAGCGCAAAACGGGCAGGGGGTATAAACGATCGACATAATCTCCTCCCTCTAAATGATGCTTAGACCTCGGTAAGAGCGCTTGGTGTGTTCTTATGCAATGGGGGTGTTAGATATAGGCGTATAATATCATAGTCATTGAGCGATGTCTAACATAAAGTTAATAATATTATGTCAGTAATCCGTATTATTATGTGAGTTTTATTTAAGGTGTGGAAGTATATTGATAACCTAAATATCTTGGAAATCTAGGGTATATAGGCAACTAGAAAATTGTGATAACTGACCAATATATAACATCACTTGAATTTTTTCTGACATCTACCTTGAAAAGATGCTTCGTGTATAAGTATAATTTTCGCAATTTTATCAAGGGGGATTTACCATGAGTTACGAAAGTACACCAACTCTCTATGAAAAATATGGTGCGGCCATAGACAGGGTGGTTTCTCTGTTTTATCAAAAGGTTCTTGATGATAAGGATTTACAGCCCTTTTTTTTAGGAGTCAACATGGATCGCCAGAAAAAACACATGTCCGCTTTTATTACTTATGCCTTAGGAGGGCCGAATAACTATAACGGCAAAAATATGGAAGCTGCGCACCGAAAATTGAAGATAACTGATCATCACTTTGATGCGGTGAGCAAGCACTTATCCGATTCGTTGGAACAATTTAGTGTGGAAGACAGCGATAGGATGATTATATTGTCAACAATTGAACGATTGCGTGAAGCCATTGTAGGCGTGTAACTATAGGCTATCAGAATCCGGCATTCCCGGTAAGAAAGAGGAGAACCTATGGATCGACATGTAGTGACGCAAAAAATTTTAGATGCGAAATTTCGATTAAAGCTCACATGGGCTGACATAGCGCACGCAGTCGGACGATCAGAAGTTTGGACAACGGCTGCGTGTCTGGGGCAGGCGACGTGTTCCTATGATGAAATAACGAAATTAGCCACTGTCTTGGACTTGGCACCAGAAGAGTTGGAGACTCTTAGTATAGTACCGCACCGGGGAGATACCCCAAAAATTCCTCAAGATCCCACCATTTACCGGCTCTATGAAATTTTGTTAGTCTATGGCGATACGATCAAAGAATTGATCCATGAAAAATTTGGCGATGGCATTATGAGCGCTATCGATTTCATGATGGATATCGATCGGAAACCTGATCCCGCCGGAGATCGTGTCATCATAACGATGAATGGAAAATTTTTGCCCTATAAAAAATGGTAAGAGTTGTGCCTAGACATTCATTAAGCGAGTTATTGCCGGGTTCGTAAATCTCCAGCTCCATTCTGCTAGTGAGCAACAGTTTCTTCGGAGTACCGTCTACCTTGATTAACGGGCATGTATTGTGTTAGAAATTCCCTTTAATTGATAGCATGTTACATGATGTTGTTGTCAGTTATTACAGATATTCCGAAAATATATTACAAAACTAAGCGATTTATGATAAAAAAATAACATCATTGTGAATTCCAAGGACAGTGATTTTTAGACAACACGAAAGAGGGAGATTCATGAAGTCATTGTCTTCGACATTAAAATCGAATTATCTTGGTTATTTTGAGGTCGCTGCGCTCTCATTGGCTATGATAGCTCCGACAATGGCCATTTCCTTTAACACGCCGTATGCGGCCCAAGCCGATGGGGCGGCGGTGCCTCTGGCGTTTCTTGCGGCTTTTGTCGGGATTGCCTTAGTGGCTGTATCGTTCTTTGAGTTTTCCAAAGTGCGCCCCCATGCCGGATCTCTCTATGCGTATAATTCCCTAGGCTTGGGGTTAAAGGCAGGCTTTTTATCGGGATGGCTTTTATTGGGAACCTATGTGACCTTTACCGCAAGTACGGCGGCGATGTTTGGCTATATTGCGCAAGTGCTTTTACAAAATTTCGGCATTAAACCGTCGTGGTATTTGATGACTCTAGGGGCTCTTGCGCTGTCTACCTATCTCGCCTATAAAGATATCCGCTTATCGGCACGTTTTGCTTTGATCATGGAAGGACTTTCGGTGCTTATCATCACGGTTTTGTCACTCATTATCGTGGTCCATGGGGGAGCTGGTGGCAATTCCTTTAAGCCTTTTGAACCCAGCTTGAAAGGATGGTCGGGAGTCGGATTTGCGACAGTGTTCGGCCTTTTGTCCTTTGCAGGATTTGAAGGCGGAGCGACGCTTGGCGAAGAAGCTAAAAATTCGCGGAAATTGGTGCCGTGGGCCCTTTTTGGAACCGTTATTGTGGCCGGCACATTTTTCACGTTTGGCAGTTACGCTCAGACGATTGGCTTCGGGTTAAATCATATCAAAGCCTTTCAAACATCAGGCGCTCCACTGAATGATTTGGCTCACCGGTATTTAGGAGATGTGGCCGCCATTGCCGTCGATGTCGGTACGACGATTTCAGCATTTGCCTGTGTACTGGGTTCATTAAATGCATCAGGACGTGTTTTATTTGCTCTGACCCGAGATGGGACGGTGGGAACATCTTTCAGTGTGACGCATCCGGTGCACCGAACTCCTTATAAAGCGATTTTTCTCGTCAGTGCGGTGTCTTTTGTGATTATCACAGCGATGTATAATGTGGGCCCGAGCAATATCTATGGAGAAGTCGCAACCTTAGGCACATTAATGTTGCTCGTGGGATATGTCTTGATAAATATTTCGGCCATCCGTTATTTTCGCACGCAGTTCAGTTGGATTCGCCACCGTATTATTCCGGTCCTTGGAGCCTTGGCGATGTTTTGGCCTATTTATAGTTCGCTGTATCCGGTTCCGGCCTACCCGTATAATATTTTGCCCTATATTGCCTTAGTATGGGGTGTCTTGGGTTATGGCATTGTCCATCTAAAGCTCAAAAAAGATCCCGCGCATGCTGAACGCATGTTACAGCTGGAAGAGGAAGCCGGCTGATGTAATACGGGCCCAGTGATTTTCATACAGCCTCTCACTGACGCAAGGTGAGAGGCTGTATACTTTTCCTGCGATACATCGTCCGGTTTTAGAAAAGCTGTATACGGAATGATGTTGTTGGGGAGAAAAGCTTCTGAATGGATGATTAAGCCAAATTTGTGACAACACTCAGGCAATGTGGTTAACTAGATATAGGATTGCATAGGGCCTCCGGTACATATCACACGGTCCTCGTTGCCTTCAAGAAACGATGTTGATGACGTGTGAAGAACGACCGACATTCCTCTGACGTTGAGTTTACGAGATGCAAATATATTGAGGAACTATCCAGTGATTGTTGACACAGAAAGGACCATTTTATGATGTATGGCATGATCGGACTGGGAATGATGGGAAGAG is a window encoding:
- a CDS encoding APC family permease codes for the protein MKSLSSTLKSNYLGYFEVAALSLAMIAPTMAISFNTPYAAQADGAAVPLAFLAAFVGIALVAVSFFEFSKVRPHAGSLYAYNSLGLGLKAGFLSGWLLLGTYVTFTASTAAMFGYIAQVLLQNFGIKPSWYLMTLGALALSTYLAYKDIRLSARFALIMEGLSVLIITVLSLIIVVHGGAGGNSFKPFEPSLKGWSGVGFATVFGLLSFAGFEGGATLGEEAKNSRKLVPWALFGTVIVAGTFFTFGSYAQTIGFGLNHIKAFQTSGAPLNDLAHRYLGDVAAIAVDVGTTISAFACVLGSLNASGRVLFALTRDGTVGTSFSVTHPVHRTPYKAIFLVSAVSFVIITAMYNVGPSNIYGEVATLGTLMLLVGYVLINISAIRYFRTQFSWIRHRIIPVLGALAMFWPIYSSLYPVPAYPYNILPYIALVWGVLGYGIVHLKLKKDPAHAERMLQLEEEAG
- a CDS encoding molybdopterin oxidoreductase family protein produces the protein MSIVYTPCPFCALQCGVTIKQTTKGQRIVGKPHDPISEGHLCRKGLASLEVLNHTQRIEAPLLRSTRTQPLTATSWTTALDAVAERLRSIKKNWGPDSIAVYGSGALTNETAYILGKFARLALGTREIDYNGRFCMSSAAKAYVTMLGLDRPTSTFEDIRQAETLLIVGSNLSDAHPMAMRAIQHAKTHGATIIVIDPRRTRLAKSADYHLAIRPGTDGFLAWAMIHSIIQQNLVNHDFVTNRTLGFEEMAKQARHYSPHVVSLLTGISPKIIETISRLFAVSTRSMLLHGRGMEQYQHGVEAVSAFLNVVLVTGQIGRPGTGAVMLTGQANGQGGRELGQKSDQLPGSRPITDPIHRQAIARVWGVDPQTIPPAGRFTASEFFPAIDRGDIKALMVVGANPLLSAPDTSAVRHAVKNLEFLVVIDPILTETAQEADVVIPAGGFGVAEGTITNVEARIVPVLPLSSHLRPVNAWQDWQVFQELAKRLDSAQYFPYQTTREIFEEMQKATEGAPSDYSGTSWESIMSGQIAHWPITKDSPLGTPRLYETAFAFSDGRARFSTLVPGPATELTNSEYPFHLITGRLGAHYNSGAQTRFMPTLKKTPTSTLFIHPKTARQLAISDGSPVRVTNSHGTSLTLTAHITQDIRQDTVFVSMHNELDKAINHLIPLGPLSLSGMPEFKHTVVSLSPLQSLYEEVTVVEEVDLGITL
- a CDS encoding precorrin-2 dehydrogenase/sirohydrochlorin ferrochelatase family protein produces the protein MALFPVMLEMNRLPVLIVGGEQQAEWKIKVLLASDANITVISPIVTVPIEQWAKIGKITWIPRHVMHSDFQSFRVVFIATSDPIEAEQSWQWAKQYRNLVNVVDHPTMCDFYSTSHFRRQDLVISISTSGKAPALAQALRQQLEDIIGPEWVEFLQEISHLRSAGYPISAIKHRAEELSEIIEQYPSKNISM
- a CDS encoding MFS transporter — translated: MINQNSYAKTLAWPTLGFFIGFAGLSIYGPLVPKFIHLMHLTPLDAGLLAAIANLSGSLLRLPFGAWADRRGFKLPFLTLLTAAVLGLLGIVWVMATHYPHHMNGLFPLLLILGFLVGAGIATFPVGIAQVSQAAPHTRQGTALALYAGLGNLAPGIFALLLPFAFAHIGLIPAYSLWALLMLIGIGIYARESPSVALLKPNKTDSPFLTALRTAATWPLTFLYFISFGGFLALVAWLPSFWVGTFHVPLVKAGLFTLLFTLTTSLIRIVGGWLADRISPTLVIAGSLLAVAFGAAFVTQSGTVTDAMISVLLIAVGMGIQNGAVFKIVPFRIPHAVGGAAGIIGGLGALGGFIIPPVMAMVGGVHHAPTSFIILTILALMGLGALVYLNRPSLNPQSLLKSETALDLDLES
- a CDS encoding anthranilate phosphoribosyltransferase; the protein is MELQFSDLLKEVARGRKGSRDLTIEEAQLAARFIIENKATPAQIGAFLASERIKTESSEELFAFSDTLRLHLVPPIPIPWRIDPGLDTVGPFDGRQNSFFATIPATLIVRAAGVPILLHGVKSPLPPKKGTGLFDVLSALHLPLGSSANDIQCTYQQLGISFLDVEIVCPPLQRLRPIREELYFRTLFNTVEKTLNPANNARLIMGIFHLTQRRAILGLLSRLNYQEILIVQGVEGSEDLYVHRPSVLWKVTRDHTEEITINPVEIGLMPTINRMSLSPSEQAQAILHILAGDPHPLRDLVLYNAGVRLWFSRCTSNWQEGVELARHLLDTGQAKKIFQQWQAWRHYSD
- a CDS encoding group I truncated hemoglobin, whose product is MSYESTPTLYEKYGAAIDRVVSLFYQKVLDDKDLQPFFLGVNMDRQKKHMSAFITYALGGPNNYNGKNMEAAHRKLKITDHHFDAVSKHLSDSLEQFSVEDSDRMIILSTIERLREAIVGV
- the cynS gene encoding cyanase, whose protein sequence is MDRHVVTQKILDAKFRLKLTWADIAHAVGRSEVWTTAACLGQATCSYDEITKLATVLDLAPEELETLSIVPHRGDTPKIPQDPTIYRLYEILLVYGDTIKELIHEKFGDGIMSAIDFMMDIDRKPDPAGDRVIITMNGKFLPYKKW